The following proteins are co-located in the Neodiprion virginianus isolate iyNeoVirg1 chromosome 6, iyNeoVirg1.1, whole genome shotgun sequence genome:
- the LOC124307372 gene encoding coatomer subunit epsilon isoform X1 — protein sequence MARQQQADVDELFDVKNHFYIGNYQQCINEAQKVKPSTSEIALERDVFLYRVYIAQRKFRVVLDEINNSSPSDLQPLKMLAEYFANSNRREAIIAELDQIAKNANIDNHNFMIVAATIYYHEKNLESALRILRNADNLECLALTLQIYLKMDRLDLARKELKAMQEKDDDATLTQLAQAWLNISSGGDKLQDAYYIFQEMIDKHSSTSMLLNGQATCFIGQAKYEEAESALQESLDKDSNNPDALINMIVLSQHMGKPPEVVNRYLSQLKDSHLDHPFVKEYLQKEIEFQRLKKQYSPSA from the exons ATGGCACGTCAGCAGCAGGCCGACGTTGATGAATTATTCGatgttaaaaatcatttttacatcGGTAATTATCAACAATGTATCAACGAAGCCCAAAAAGTAAAG CCATCTACGTCAGAAATAGCTCTGGAACGAGATGTATTTCTGTACCGAGTTTACATAGCACAAAGAAAATTCCGAGTGGTACTggacgaaataaataattcatctcCATCAGATCTACAGCCACTGAAAATGCTGGCGGAATACTTTGCCAATTCAAATAGGCGTGAAGCGATCATTGCTGAACTTGACCAAATAGCCAAAAATGCTAATATAGACAATCACAACTTCATGATTGTTGCAGCGACAATTTATTATCATGAAAAGAATTTAGAATCTGCATTAAGAATATTGCGAAATGCGGATAATCTGGAATGCCTCGCTCTTACACTACAAATTTATCTTAAAATGGACCGTCTCGATTTGGCAAGAAAAGAACTTAAAGCAATGCAAGAAAAGGATGACGACGCTACTTTAACCCAATTAGCTCAAGCCTGGCTCAATATAAGTAGCGGAGGTGATAAACTCCAAgatgcatattatatattccaG GAAATGATTGATAAACATTCAAGCACAAGCATGCTGTTAAATGGTCAAGCGACATGCTTTATTGGACAAGCAAAATATGAAGAGGCAGAATCGGCGTTGCAAGAATCATTGGACAAAGATAGCAACAATCCAGACGCATTGATTAATATGATTGTTCTTTCGCAGCATATGGGGAAGCCACCAGAAGTTGTAAATCGCTACTTGAGTCAGTTGAAGGACTCCCATTTAGACCATCCTTTTGTTAAAGAATATTTGCAAAAAGAAATTGAGTTTCAGAGACTCAAAAAACAATATTCACCATCCGCCTGA
- the LOC124307320 gene encoding uncharacterized protein LOC124307320 produces MAENQENDNSVVDSQETYYEKAQNMSGSQMLDESQDFALVVAEDSDESTTSQSQIVKNVCEAEAGGDSVEQKTILSKTEIIDDNPTKPEIFHKTQNIYIHEKKLSEEKDIQGLNMENDAHDSKCNDRKGSDEEEIIQGTPPEIPSPSRKRKADSFDEPAAKIQRTLAQRDVLKLDRNMGNADTKLILNEVPIEDTQKPLDILSENTENIDDAEKLDLRATQTYKNVVIAETQDSVESEPVISSDLTALGNMSSNVKSDESDEKNPCSTDKRDSELDAANSKPNSFDSNSALSDSEKVVPQPDGNMLIEASGETSEMNTNGKDVQETTEDDKMCNTDDSSNIVSPDLIEKKSCKSTKFSEEEVNVSDNVAKEFFDVPLPTSDSNVESTCDTGSHGSNKSRMSIEVIYDRKSSSQEKKRCLGLVEIDEEGEKIILDDSNEESPKNTTIYKSCLDSKTNSESSYKSTGCTEVHKHNDDSQILDCHTSNDDDLTMNSNAKTVSLVSESDPFVDDVGTGLNKGETSASIASHPNTEQSFRSSPKLNDTLEMVNVVTDSEGDSLFGNVNTQKLSDNKTDNPLNASLGIKTAAIEKKTRFYVDLKYTLHIDETTKEIIYKEVTDVHCEPVFENSGARRNSDVSGCLADISGNANKDNSPGSVMSNPQLFQLPLSRLSIASTMSSSSSLSSAASLAAKLLKNTNFSEPKGRAKHARRPPMEVHSEEKIIDGWKNTRLISEALLQSANAFIYSPESFHLDNEPGKIEDKVLSSTPETIEDTEMPPQVSTPKSTKAKRLLKRKRTTNGTAKSNGIRKGSPEIVTTSQEARLHVNKKRESNDSVQSDKLSKEITSLSTPSSLSTRTETLRSLTPQNLPNDELIGKVVFAKWSDNTYYPGEVIGKTKDKYRIKFYDGKSKLVMEEFVIPMPGSLREGLSVYATSKEDGYASMGIILKSENVKNMIYYTVEMDTGEKIRVQINDISLMPGQAQILKEEMDVALQNLPKTPQHLGRVSLDNLIDGKRRSRRAATPTVSTPKSRKAISPRSNKTAKSISPSGSGLPKLKGNKQAILTSESETKTNESDISATDDVDGVEPELPTMPSVPISKGPSDRMKGRGRGKSKQIHDDAELGPIPPASSLIFENMSFILTSTSSDVISRHHTDDSCSDPGTENEEEWLKTPFVKDRVKKQLVNGGGIVYDSFKQIPQSEYKKVKLITNVPNLTAKSIQCLSVGIPTYSHNWVIQCCRDKKTLKLTPYELPAGWSEEKRKYIESYDRLIKQPFNGMIIALPVLDNRNVINRTIQFWRSICENAGAVVQIINDPETDLSHVTAVLTDNRCPSWLVEKADSLQIPLVSTVWIVQCIIVGQSLQYDSHPKYSYNFMQP; encoded by the exons atggcTGAAAATCAAGAAAATGACAATTCCGTAGTGGATTCACAAGAAACTTATTATGAGAAAGCGCAAAACATGAGTGGAAGCCAAATGTTGGATGAAAGTCAAGATTTTGCTTTGGTTGTTGCTGAAGATTCAGATGAAAGTACAACATCTCAGTCccaaattgtgaaaaatgtttgcgaAGCTGAAGCTGGTGGAGACTCTGTAGAACAAAAAACTATTCTATCAAAGACAGAAATCATTGATGATAATCCGACAAAACCAGAGATTTTTCATAAGacacaaaatatttatatccaCGAAAAGAAACTGAGTGAAGAAAAGGATATTCAAGGTTTAAACATGGAGAACGATGCTCATGATTCAAAATGTAATGACAGAAAGGGGAGcgacgaagaagaaattattcaagGTACACCACCTGAAATTCCTTCTCCATCCAGGAAACGTAAGGCTGATTCTTTTGATGAACCAGCAGCTAAAATCCAGCGAACTCTAGCACAAAGAGATGTTTTAAAACTGGATAGAAACATGGGAAATGCAGATACAAAATTAATCTTGAATGAAGTACCTATTGAAGATACACAAAAACCATTAGATATCCTTTCTGAAAATACCGAAAATATTGACGATGCAGAGAAATTAGACCTACGTGCTACTCAAACTTATAAAAATGTAGTTATTGCAGAAACACAAGATTCAGTTGAATCTGAACCAGTTATTTCAAGTGATTTGACTGCTCTGGGAAATATGAGTTCAAATGTTAAATCAGATGAATCTGATGAGAAGAATCCATGTTCTACAGATAAACGTGATTCAGAACTTGATGCAGCTAATAGTAAACCCAATTCATTCGACAGTAATAGTGCTTTGTCAGACAGCGAGAAAGTGGTTCCACAACCTGATGGAAACATGTTGATAGAAGCCTCTGGTGAGACTTCAGAAATGAATACCAATGGAAAAGATGTGCAAGAGACAACTGAAGATGATAAAATGTGCAATACTGATGACAGCTCAAATATTGTGAGTCCAGATTTGATTGAGAAAAAGAGTTGCAAAAGTACAAAGTTTAGTGAAGAGGAAGTTAATGTTTCCGACAATGTGGCTAAGGAATTTTTTGACGTGCCTCTGCCAACTAGTGACAGTAACGTAGAATCTACTTGCGATACAGGATCTCATGGTTCAAATAAGTCACGAATGAGCATTGAGGTAATATACGACAGAAAATCTTCGAgccaagagaaaaaaaggtgtTTAGGCTTGGTGGAAATTGATGAAGAAGGGGAAAAGATTATTTTGGATGATTCAAACGAGGAAAGCCctaaaaatacaacaatttataAGAGCTGCTTGGACAGCAAAACTAACAGTGAATCAAGCTACAAGTCCACAGGTTGTACAGAAGTCCACAAACATAATGATGACAGCCAAATATTAGATTGCCATACATCAAATGATGACGATTTAACTATGAATAGCAACGCAAAGACGGTTAGTTTGGTCAGCGAATCTGATCCATTTGTTGATGATGTAGGGACAGGACTAAATAAAGGTGAGACTTCTGCGTCCATCGCAAGTCACCCAAATACAGAACAAAGTTTTCGATCCAGCCCTAAACTAAATGACACCTTGGAGATGGTGAATGTTGTTACTGACAGTGAAGGAGATAGTCTTTTTGGCAATGTTAATACACAAAAATTATCTGATAACAAAACTGATAATCCATTGAACGCATCATTGGGTATCAAAACAGCAgcaattgaaaagaaaacgagatTCTATGTCGACTTGAAGTACACGTTACACATTGACGAAACTAccaaagaaataatttataaagaaGTAACGGATGTACATTGCGAGCcagtgtttgaaaattcgggTGCTCGAAGAAATAGTGATGTGTCTGGATGTCTAGCTGATATATCTGGGAATGCCAACAAAGATAATTCTCCAGGATCAGTGATGAGCAATCCTCAACTGTTTCAACTTCCCCTATCTAGGCTTTCCATTGCATCAACGATGAGCTCCTCAAGTTCCTTGTCAAGTGCTGCTTCTTTGGCTGCAAAACTACTGAAGAACACCAACTTCTCCGAACCAAAAGGTCGTGCGAAACATGCTAGAAGGCCACCAATGGAAGTGCActcagaagaaaaaattattgatggTTGGAAGAATACTCGCTTAATTTCAGAAGCGCTCTTGCAGTCTGCAAATGCTTTCATTTATTCTCCAGAAAGCTTCCATCTTGATAACGAACCTGGCAAAATTGAAGACAAAGTATTATCGTCTACGCCAGAAACAATAGAAGATACAGAAATGCCCCCGCAAGTGTCAACTCCGAAAAGTACAAAGGCTAAAAGACTATTAAAACGGAAACGTACAACTAATGGAACTGCAAAAAGCAATGGTATCAGGAAAGGCTCCCCAGAAATTGTAACTACCAGTCAAGAAGCCAGACTGCACGTTAACAAAAAACGTGAGAGCAACGACAGTGTTCAATCAGATAAGCTATCGAAAGAAATCACAAGTTTATCAACTCCTAGTAGCCTGAGCACAAGAACAGAGACGCTGAGAAGTCTAACTCCACAAAATTTGCCAAATGATGAATTGATAGGCAAAGTCGTATTTGCCAAATGGTCAGACAATACTTACTACCCAGGTGAAGTTATAGGTAAAACTAAAGACAAGTATAGGATAAAGTTTTACGATGGTAAAAGCAAACTTGTGATGGAGGAATTTGTAATACCTATGCCTGGATCATTGAGGGAAGGTTTATCTGTTTATGCTACTAGCAAAGAAGACGGCTACGCATCAATGGggataattttgaaatccgAGAACgttaaaaatatgatatattatacagtgGAAATGGACACTGGGGAGAAAATTAGAGTCCAAATCAACGACATATCCTTGATGCCAGGGCAGGCTCAAATTCTGAAGGAAGAGATGGATGTGGCTTTACAAAATCTACCAAAAACTCCACAACACTTGGGTCGAGTTAGTCTTGACAACTTAATCGATGGTAAAAGACGATCAAGGCGAGCTGCCACTCCGACTGTGTCGACACCCAAATCAAGGAAAGCCATTTCTCCAAGATCTAACAAAACAGCTAAATCCATATCTCCGTCTGGTTCTGGTCTTCCTAAACTTAAAGGAAATAAACAAGCAATATTGACTTCAGAAAGCGAAACCAAAACAAACGAGTCTGATATTTCAGCGACAGATGATGTGGACGGTGTTGAACCTGAATTACCAACAATGCCATCAGTTCCAATATCAAAGGGACCTTCGGATAGAATGAAAGGGAGAGGACGAGGCAAGTCTAAGCAAATACATGACGATGCCGAACTTGGACCTATACCTCCGGCATCATcgttaatatttgaaaatatgtctTTCATTTTGACCTCCACCTCGTCAGATGTCATTTCACGTCATCATACAGATGATTCGTGTTCGGATCCTGGAACAGAAAATGAAGAGGAATGGCTTAAAACGCCATTTGTGAAAGATCgggtgaaaaaacaattggTTAACGGGGGAGGAATAGTGTATGATTCCTTTAAACAAATACCACAATCTGAATATAAAAAGGTTAAACTTATCACCAATGTACCAAATTTAACAGCAAAGAGCATACAATGCCTTTCGGTTGGGATTCCAACTTACAGTCACAACTGGGTAATCCAGTGCTGTCGGGAT AAAAAAACTCTCAAACTTACTCCATACGAATTGCCAGCTGGTTGGAGTGAAGAGAAGAGGAAATACATTGAATCGTACGATCGATTGATCAAACAACCATTTAATGGGATGATAATAGCCTTGCCAGTACTGGATAACAGAAACGTGATCAACCGTACAATTCAATTTTGGCGCAGTATCTGCGAGAATGCCGGTGCTGTAGTTCAAATAATAAACGACCCAG AAACTGATTTGTCTCATGTAACCGCAGTACTGACAGATAACAGATGCCCGTCTTGGCTGGTTGAAAAGGCTGATAGTTTGCAAATTCCTTTGGTATCGACAGTTTGGATTGTACAATGCATAATTGTAGGCCAATCTCTCCAATACGATTCTCATCCTAAATATTCCTATAATTTTATGCAGCCCTGA
- the LOC124307369 gene encoding syntaxin-18, which yields MDISTLFKACVKTVRLRNKALGIPSDSKSPLKKTTKQTPFFGKVRDVLMQITKLRDFLLENRKAYLNFANHLTSLPQMSEAERDQIDLGAQKIMTTCSHLIKDLERELAGFDGARQDLEHREIVLLLIEKYLRNVCKVYSEQKAIRVKRAMEMRKMARLESNTSKLKLSKSSLSVPEVQEERDQLSSNESSPMKIQEINGDVNLLADDEELTAEDIQILESENAQLHNELNTLTEEVKQVESKVVHIAELQEIFTEKVLDQDRNLDRLMTTVVGSTENVKEANEQIRQAIQRNAGLRVWILFFLIVMSFSLLFLDWYND from the coding sequence ATGGACATCAGCACGTTATTTAAAGCCTGTGTGAAGACTGTACGTCTTCGCAATAAAGCTTTGGGTATACCAAGCGACTCAAAGTCCCCATTAAAAAAAACCACGAAGCAAACTCCGTTTTTCGGTAAAGTCAGAGACGTTTTAATGCAAATAACAAAGTTGAGAGATTTCTTGTTAGAAAATAGAAAGgcgtatttaaattttgccAATCACTTAACAAGTCTGCCGCAAATGAGCGAAGCTGAAAGAGATCAAATTGATTTAGGCGCACAGAAGATCATGACCACATGTTCTCATCTCATAAAAGATCTTGAAAGAGAATTGGCTGGATTTGATGGTGCACGTCAGGATTTGGAACACAGGGAAATCGTACTGTTATTGATTGAGAAATATTTGCGAAACGTCTGCAAGGTATATTCGGAGCAGAAAGCAATCAGAGTAAAAAGAGCTATGGAGATGAGGAAGATGGCTAGATTAGAATCAAATACAAGCAAATTGAAGCTGTCTAAATCGTCGCTCAGCGTACCTGAAGTACAGGAGGAACGAGACCAGCTAAGCTCCAATGAATCGAGTCCGATGAAAATCCAGGAAATCAATGGGGATGTTAATTTATTGGCTGATGACGAGGAGCTCACTGCTGAAGATATTCAAATACTTGAATCCGAAAATGCTCAGCTGCATAACGAGTTGAATACGTTAACTGAAGAGGTAAAGCAAGTCGAGAGCAAAGTTGTACACATTGCTGAACTGCAGgaaatatttacagaaaaagTTTTGGATCAGGATAGAAATTTAGATAGATTAATGACAACGGTTGTTGGATCTACAGAAAATGTCAAAGAAGCGAATGAACAAATCCGTCAAGCCATTCAAAGGAACGCTGGTTTGAGAGTatggattttattttttctcattgttatgtcattttcacttttattcttAGACTGGTATAACGATTGA
- the LOC124307372 gene encoding coatomer subunit epsilon isoform X2 → MARQQQADVDELFDVKNHFYIGNYQQCINEAQKPSTSEIALERDVFLYRVYIAQRKFRVVLDEINNSSPSDLQPLKMLAEYFANSNRREAIIAELDQIAKNANIDNHNFMIVAATIYYHEKNLESALRILRNADNLECLALTLQIYLKMDRLDLARKELKAMQEKDDDATLTQLAQAWLNISSGGDKLQDAYYIFQEMIDKHSSTSMLLNGQATCFIGQAKYEEAESALQESLDKDSNNPDALINMIVLSQHMGKPPEVVNRYLSQLKDSHLDHPFVKEYLQKEIEFQRLKKQYSPSA, encoded by the exons ATGGCACGTCAGCAGCAGGCCGACGTTGATGAATTATTCGatgttaaaaatcatttttacatcGGTAATTATCAACAATGTATCAACGAAGCCCAAAAA CCATCTACGTCAGAAATAGCTCTGGAACGAGATGTATTTCTGTACCGAGTTTACATAGCACAAAGAAAATTCCGAGTGGTACTggacgaaataaataattcatctcCATCAGATCTACAGCCACTGAAAATGCTGGCGGAATACTTTGCCAATTCAAATAGGCGTGAAGCGATCATTGCTGAACTTGACCAAATAGCCAAAAATGCTAATATAGACAATCACAACTTCATGATTGTTGCAGCGACAATTTATTATCATGAAAAGAATTTAGAATCTGCATTAAGAATATTGCGAAATGCGGATAATCTGGAATGCCTCGCTCTTACACTACAAATTTATCTTAAAATGGACCGTCTCGATTTGGCAAGAAAAGAACTTAAAGCAATGCAAGAAAAGGATGACGACGCTACTTTAACCCAATTAGCTCAAGCCTGGCTCAATATAAGTAGCGGAGGTGATAAACTCCAAgatgcatattatatattccaG GAAATGATTGATAAACATTCAAGCACAAGCATGCTGTTAAATGGTCAAGCGACATGCTTTATTGGACAAGCAAAATATGAAGAGGCAGAATCGGCGTTGCAAGAATCATTGGACAAAGATAGCAACAATCCAGACGCATTGATTAATATGATTGTTCTTTCGCAGCATATGGGGAAGCCACCAGAAGTTGTAAATCGCTACTTGAGTCAGTTGAAGGACTCCCATTTAGACCATCCTTTTGTTAAAGAATATTTGCAAAAAGAAATTGAGTTTCAGAGACTCAAAAAACAATATTCACCATCCGCCTGA
- the LOC124307362 gene encoding secretory carrier-associated membrane protein 5, giving the protein MSGFDENPFGEPALNDPFSDPAVRQAASSTPANRGIEDYNPFADQGSQGATQVRGASNPPIYGGVGATQQPATLQPTNQEVPPPNYTRSAQQTVTPTPAVTSPPAPDRRQEDEWKARRDEEMRNTPYYARRNNWPPLPEKCCFQPCVYQDIDVDIPADFQKIVRQLYYLWMFHGCVMVLNVVGGFALLLYGQGFSTFGLAILYLLLFTPFSFLCWYRPAYKAFRSDSSFNFMVFFFVFFFQFVVTVIQALGISGSGTCGIIIAIEAFDGTGLGVFIGILLLIIAIGYAVAAVGDILLLSKIHRIYRSTGASVAKAQQEFTSTFLRNEHVQNAAGNVAASAVRSQMANSNQPRY; this is encoded by the exons ATGTCTGGTTTCGACGAAAATCCCTTTGGGGAACCAGCTTTGAACGACCCATTTTCG GATCCCGCAGTTAGACAAGCCGCCAGCTCGACTCCTGCCAACAGGGGTATCGAAGATTACAATCCCTTCGCGGACCAAGGATCGCAGGGGGCAACACAGGTAAGAGGAGCTTCAAACCCGCCCATTTATGGAGGTGTAGGAGCCACTCAACAACCAGCTACACTTCAGCCTACAAATCAGGAGGTTCCACCACCTAATTACACCCGAAGCGCGCAGCAAACAGTGACCCCTACACCTGCGGTTACCTCACCTCCAGCACCAGAT CGTCGGCAGGAAGACGAATGGAAAGCGAGGAGAgatgaggaaatgagaaataCGCCATACTATG caAGACGAAACAATTGGCCACCGTTGCCTGAAAAGTGCTGTTTTCAACCATGTGTCTATCAGGATATCGATGTTGATATTCCTGCTGACTTCCAAAAGATTGTTAGACAACTTTACTACCTTTggatgt TTCATGGGTGTGTGATGGTGTTGAACGTGGTCGGTGGATTTGCATTGCTGTTATATGGCCAAGGATTTTCTACATTTGGTCTTGCCATTCTTTATCTCCTGCTATTCACtcctttttcgtttctttgcTGGTATAGGCCGGCATACAAGGCTTtcag GAGTGACAGTTCCTTTAATTTCatggtttttttcttcgtattttttttccaattcgtTGTGACTGTTATTCAAGCTCTTGGGATATCTGGATCAGGCACATG CggaataataatagcaattGAGGCATTTGATGGTACAGGATTAGGAGTATTCATTGGTATTCTTTTACTCATTATTGCTATTGGCTACGCAGTCGCGGCAGTTGGTGACATACTTTTGTTGTCCAAG ATCCACCGTATCTATCGCAGCACAGGAGCGAGTGTTGCAAAGGCGCAACAAGAATTTACTTCAACTTTTCTGCGGAATGAACACGTTCAGAACGCTGCTGGTAATGTAGCTGCAAGCGCAGTTCGTTCACAGATGGCTAACTCGAACCAACCACGATATTAA